A segment of the Triticum urartu cultivar G1812 chromosome 1, Tu2.1, whole genome shotgun sequence genome:
CGACGAGTTGCGGGGAGTGGGGAAGAGGCGCCTTTCAGTTGCCATGCTTCGAGAACGCCACCGCCCTCAGCCTCGACCTGGGCTTTCTTGTCCTCGCCATGCCGGCTTCTGGTGTATTCGTCCGGCTCACCGATCTCTCCCTGGTTTATGTCCAGCTAAATCGTGTGAACCGGCTTGGTGACGCCATCTCGTCGCCGCGGTGCCCAGCCTTGCGGAAACTCACCGTTAGCCATGCCCGAGGTCTGCCTACATTCATCATCCACTCAGAGTCTCTACTCCAACTGAAGCTGAGTAATCTGCATACTTTAAAGAAGCTAACTGTAGTGGCTCCTGCACTTGAAGAGCTAACTCTGAGCTCCTGCCTTGCTAGTGTTATGGATCCAAGCCAACTGGTTGTCAACATTTCAGCTCCTGAGCTGTTGGTGCTCAAGTGGAAGGATACTTACGATCCAAGCTTTTTCGAGCTTGGCGAGATGGCGCATCTTCAGTGTCTGGACATTGGCACTTTGGTTGTATATGGATCTGGTAAATTTGTGTACAGTCCCGATAGCCGGATACTCTTGCAGTGCTGTGAGGCCATACACAAGCTAAACCTCAAAGTGGTCCATCTGTCAGTGAGTGCATTCTTCTCTTATGTGGAGCTATTCCATCACTGTATCATGCTAGCAAGTCAATAGATAACAAGGCAAACATGTTGTTCAAGTAAAGAAAATCTGTCAGTTGGGTATTCGATAATTGCCATGCAAAATTTTGATCTGTATTGAACCCTACATCATTTATCAGACTAACTCGTTAGCTTATAACAGTTGACATTTGGGTGTCTAATCACTCCATAAATAAGATGTTTGTGTCCTTTTCCAACTGCTGTATGTGATCTTTCCTATGTGGCTTCCTATGAAATGACAGCGCATGGTTTACAATCAACACTTATCGGAAGACATGACAAGGCTCCCAGAAGTTACATTCCTGAACCTGGTGGTAACGGCATTGTCGCATTCCTTTGGAGCCTGCTTATTCAATATTCTCAGGATGTGCACTAGTGTAATAAAGCTTGCAATTGATATGTCTTGCAACTATGAAGTAAGCCTATACTCTATTGGGTTATTTATCTTTTGCAAAGTGTTACTTGAGTGATGCCACCTAATTTGATTTGTTGGCACAACTAGGTGTGCTATGCTAGTTGCCCTACTCCTGGTGTGAGTTTGATGCTGATACTCTGTTGTAAATAGGCTTATTTATCACGTGCTTACAAACACCTTGCTCTTCAAATTTGAAGAAGTGGTATGCTACTTGGGTTGCTAGTAGGTTTCATTTGAGTAAAATGTAAGTCTATTGGATAGCACTACATGGCAAGTTGACGAGTTATTGGCCGGCTGGCTCAATCTTGACAAAGCTGCTAGACTCAGGTTTGCATAAGTGATTGTACTAAGCATAGTGTATGCATTCCGTTAAAAGTTACATGGCCAATGAAACTCTAGGGTCCACTGAACACCTTCTTGGATATGGGTTATACATAGCACAATACCAGAGGATTGTGCCAATTTCATTATAATACGTGTAATACCTTTTTCTCCTTGCGCATGACAATCATATTTTCTGCCATAGGCAGTATTGTCAGCGACATATCTTGGGTATTCAGTGGGTTTGATAATTTACAGTTTCCTCTTATTTTACTCAATTATGCTCTTACTAGACTGATATGCCGTTTCAGGAGGAATGCCCATCTGATTGTTTTTGTGACCATCCACCAAACTGGAAATTCAAGGATCTCATACTGGATCGCCTCCAAGAGGTAGACATCATCAACTCAGGAGGAACTGGACATGAAGTTGCTTTCCTGGAGCGGTTATTCAGCTGGGCAACGGCGCTAGAACAGATTACAGTAACTTTCGATGAGACAATCACTGAAAGCATGGCCATGAAGGAGTTCCGCCAGAAGTTACTAAGCTTCTCCAGGCCAGAGATATGCATGAGATTCTTTGTGTACCGCGGTTCCGAGAAGGTTCTGTATGTGCCAGAAGgctagctcggcactggcttGTCACTTGCACTGTCTACCGTAGTTTTCTTCTTGGTATAAGCTGTGTTCTATGCGCAACACCGAGATGCTAGATTTTGGAATGTTGCAATGCCATCATCGTCATCATGCGTACATGCAAACCTGGAGCAAAAAATGTGACATTTTGTACACTGGAGGTTCAGAAATATCAACCATACCTTTCTGAAAAAAAAGATCAATCGGGTTATGCAATTTGTTACCCTTTTACAGCAGAAAAAGTGATGTCACTTTTGCCCCAAAATTCTATTTCTCGTATTGTCGCCAAAAACTATTTACTCAGATTTATCAAAACATTCAAATATGCCTTTGTCAGATTTATTGTAACTTCGAAATAGCCCGGAGAAGTATACAGTTCATCTTTTATATATAATAAGATTCATCAAAACCTTGAAGTGTTGTCCATTTGACCAGTCAATCCCGTTGACTCTTATTATTAGAATGGTAAAATAGTTAACTACTACCCCCCTTGTATTTTGTGTCATATTTTGACCATTATTTTATCTAAGTTTTGTATAGCAAAAAAATATCATTAAAGTACATTGAAatgcaaattcaaca
Coding sequences within it:
- the LOC125550446 gene encoding putative F-box/FBD/LRR-repeat protein At1g22000: MEHIDVDSAPKRAKLAGGGNEDRLSALPDDVLLDVLLKTRNAADAARTSILSSRWRRLWAFLPELHFSDGIDPRRIRPALAAYEAPDLRCLVAIVRGASPKSMAAWLPVAVRRLSGDLVFHNTTSCGEWGRGAFQLPCFENATALSLDLGFLVLAMPASGVFVRLTDLSLVYVQLNRVNRLGDAISSPRCPALRKLTVSHARGLPTFIIHSESLLQLKLSNLHTLKKLTVVAPALEELTLSSCLASVMDPSQLVVNISAPELLVLKWKDTYDPSFFELGEMAHLQCLDIGTLVVYGSGKFVYSPDSRILLQCCEAIHKLNLKVVHLSRMVYNQHLSEDMTRLPEVTFLNLVVTALSHSFGACLFNILRMCTSVIKLAIDMSCNYEEECPSDCFCDHPPNWKFKDLILDRLQEVDIINSGGTGHEVAFLERLFSWATALEQITVTFDETITESMAMKEFRQKLLSFSRPEICMRFFVYRGSEKVLYVPEG